From Cellvibrio zantedeschiae, the proteins below share one genomic window:
- a CDS encoding DUF6172 family protein, which translates to MKKTFKLHVEGKNSDRLLEAIKHEVRKYVKREKRKTLPQGANYWAFDCKFGATVEVAEPLHLGEITKQMDVVSKAGGDSFYVEILARPAVRTPRERAESSEDELDSDDDMFDE; encoded by the coding sequence ATGAAAAAGACGTTTAAGCTCCATGTTGAAGGCAAAAACAGCGACCGCCTGTTGGAGGCCATTAAGCACGAAGTTCGCAAATACGTTAAACGCGAGAAACGTAAGACGCTACCGCAAGGGGCAAATTATTGGGCATTCGATTGTAAGTTTGGCGCGACCGTCGAAGTGGCGGAGCCTTTACACCTGGGTGAAATCACCAAGCAGATGGACGTGGTTTCCAAAGCGGGTGGCGATAGCTTTTATGTGGAAATTTTGGCGCGCCCGGCAGTGCGTACACCGCGTGAGCGAGCTGAATCTAGCGAAGATGAGCTGGATAGCGATGATGATATGTTTGATGAATAA
- the lysS gene encoding lysine--tRNA ligase: MTTENTSVQAQDENKLIAERRSKLDAIREKGNAFPNDFKPSNKSQELQTAFGEKTKEELEALNHVVSVAGRIMAKRGPFLVLQDGNGSIQLYADKAAQEVIKDKWGVWDIGDIVGVKGALHKSGKGDLYVNLEEYQLLTKGLRPLPDKYHGLSDQEIRYRQRYVDLIVNPEVRDTFRLRSQCINFIRQYMVGRDFMEVETPMLHVIPGGASAKPFITHHNALDMEMFLRIAPELYLKRLVVGGFERVFEINRNFRNEGVSTRHNPEFTMMEFYQAYADYKDLMDLTEDMLRKMCQEVMGTTTLKYQESEYDFGKPFTRLTMFDSVLHYNPQITAEQLSTVEGATKAAEALGLKIKAGTALGKIQTEIFEETVEHKLDQPTFITEYPIEISPLARRSDHNPAVTDRFEFFIGGRELANGFSELNDAEDQAERFMQQVREKDAGDDEAMHYDADFVRALEYGLPPTAGQGIGIDRLIMLFANAPSIRDVLLFPHMRPE; encoded by the coding sequence ATGACTACCGAAAATACTTCAGTACAAGCGCAAGACGAAAACAAACTTATTGCCGAACGTCGCAGCAAGCTTGATGCAATTCGTGAAAAGGGTAATGCCTTTCCTAATGACTTTAAACCATCTAATAAAAGTCAGGAATTGCAAACTGCGTTTGGCGAAAAAACTAAAGAAGAATTGGAAGCATTGAATCATGTGGTAAGCGTTGCTGGCCGTATTATGGCAAAGCGCGGTCCGTTCCTGGTATTGCAAGATGGCAACGGCAGCATTCAGCTGTATGCCGACAAGGCGGCGCAAGAAGTAATTAAAGATAAATGGGGCGTGTGGGACATCGGCGATATCGTTGGTGTAAAAGGCGCACTGCACAAATCAGGTAAAGGTGATTTGTACGTAAATTTGGAAGAGTATCAATTGCTCACCAAAGGTTTGCGTCCATTGCCCGATAAATATCACGGCTTGAGCGATCAGGAAATTCGCTACCGTCAACGCTATGTGGATTTGATTGTAAATCCAGAAGTTCGTGACACTTTCCGTTTGCGTTCACAGTGCATCAATTTCATTCGTCAATACATGGTTGGCCGTGACTTCATGGAAGTTGAAACTCCAATGCTGCACGTAATTCCTGGCGGCGCATCTGCAAAACCATTTATCACGCATCACAATGCTTTAGATATGGAAATGTTTTTGCGTATCGCACCAGAGCTTTATTTAAAGCGTTTGGTAGTTGGTGGTTTCGAGCGCGTATTTGAAATCAACCGCAACTTCCGCAACGAAGGTGTCTCAACTCGCCACAATCCAGAATTCACCATGATGGAATTCTATCAAGCTTATGCCGACTACAAAGACTTGATGGATTTGACTGAAGATATGCTGCGCAAAATGTGTCAGGAAGTGATGGGCACTACCACGCTGAAATATCAGGAAAGCGAATACGATTTTGGTAAACCATTCACTCGCTTGACCATGTTTGATTCCGTGTTGCATTACAACCCGCAAATCACTGCAGAACAATTAAGCACGGTAGAAGGTGCAACCAAAGCCGCAGAAGCCTTAGGTTTAAAAATTAAAGCGGGCACTGCACTCGGTAAAATCCAAACCGAAATTTTTGAAGAAACCGTTGAGCACAAATTGGATCAGCCGACGTTCATTACCGAATATCCAATCGAGATTTCACCACTCGCACGCCGCAGCGATCACAATCCCGCAGTAACAGACCGCTTCGAATTTTTCATCGGCGGACGTGAGTTGGCAAATGGCTTCTCAGAGTTAAACGACGCTGAAGACCAAGCCGAACGTTTCATGCAACAAGTTCGCGAAAAAGACGCAGGCGATGATGAAGCCATGCACTACGATGCAGACTTCGTTCGCGCATTAGAATACGGTTTGCCACCAACTGCTGGCCAAGGCATAGGTATCGACCGCTTGATTATGCTGTTTGCCAATGCACCATCTATTAGAGATGTACTGTTATTCCCGCATATGCGTCCTGAATAA
- a CDS encoding AEC family transporter: MITTGVGYVWGKSGAEFPTEFISRIVMNIGTPCLIIGVMAKVEVKPEVMGGVALGTALVMLFMGLIGWLWLRLVKLQVATYLPPLIFPNNGNMGLPLCLFAFGQTGLALALGSFMVMMVATFTVGLFLVAEGGWRDRIMSVAKQPVIYSMAVAVILFVTDTALPRWVSNTVDLIGGIAIPLMTIALGVSLASLKIRFLKRSIAFSLARVFGGLSLGYIVCHLLGLTGVSRAVVLLQSAMPIAVFNYLLALRYNRQPQEIAAMVLVSTLIAFAGLPFLLAILLNV; the protein is encoded by the coding sequence ATGATTACAACCGGAGTGGGTTATGTGTGGGGTAAAAGTGGCGCCGAATTTCCTACCGAGTTTATTTCCCGCATCGTCATGAATATAGGCACTCCATGTTTAATCATAGGTGTAATGGCCAAAGTTGAAGTAAAACCTGAGGTTATGGGCGGGGTTGCCTTAGGTACGGCGCTGGTTATGTTGTTTATGGGTTTGATTGGTTGGCTATGGCTCAGGCTGGTTAAACTGCAAGTTGCGACTTATCTTCCACCGCTGATTTTTCCCAATAATGGCAATATGGGCTTGCCTCTGTGTTTATTCGCATTTGGGCAAACCGGGCTCGCTTTAGCCTTGGGCTCTTTCATGGTAATGATGGTTGCTACCTTCACGGTCGGTTTATTTTTAGTGGCCGAAGGCGGCTGGCGCGACCGGATAATGTCTGTTGCCAAACAGCCAGTCATTTATTCTATGGCCGTTGCGGTTATTCTGTTTGTCACTGATACCGCTCTGCCGCGCTGGGTCAGTAATACCGTAGATTTAATCGGCGGTATCGCAATCCCCCTGATGACAATTGCGCTCGGTGTCTCACTGGCAAGTTTAAAAATCCGTTTTTTAAAGCGAAGCATCGCATTTAGCCTGGCAAGGGTGTTCGGTGGCCTCTCGCTCGGTTATATTGTCTGCCATCTTTTAGGCCTAACGGGAGTGTCCCGTGCGGTTGTTCTCTTGCAGTCAGCCATGCCTATTGCGGTATTTAATTATTTGCTCGCGCTGCGTTACAACCGGCAACCGCAGGAAATAGCGGCCATGGTCTTGGTATCCACGCTTATTGCTTTTGCAGGCTTGCCATTTTTATTGGCGATCTTGTTGAATGTTTAA
- the djlA gene encoding co-chaperone DjlA gives MITYLALFLLGVFVLYKLSSSFSGALIGVFSSTSTNQHTDIQELFFRTVFTLLGYVAKRDGAINQREVKRTETYMEKMELDAAHKREAIRLFKMGAEPEFTIDKTIKQFQWLAEKSPNLVQILLVYLINLARVDGLLVNQEIEAVQKVALGLGYTNITFQHLLKMVSAQNKFGDAIQDQKPQNKPIKNRTPESKSTPFTENQSAKKSKKTCEEQTKDFETRSDQLPAAYAVFDLPPTASDAEVKKSYRNLVNQYHPDKLIGLGLPPYMIQSATECFQKIQAAYNYIKEARK, from the coding sequence ATGATTACATATCTCGCGCTTTTTCTTTTAGGTGTATTCGTCCTCTACAAACTTTCCAGCTCATTTTCAGGCGCACTTATAGGCGTGTTCTCCAGTACGTCTACTAACCAACATACAGATATTCAAGAATTATTCTTTCGTACTGTTTTCACCCTCCTCGGTTATGTAGCAAAACGTGATGGCGCCATCAACCAACGCGAAGTTAAACGCACCGAAACCTATATGGAAAAAATGGAACTGGATGCTGCGCACAAACGCGAAGCTATTCGTCTATTTAAAATGGGCGCAGAGCCGGAATTCACAATTGATAAAACCATCAAGCAATTTCAATGGCTGGCAGAGAAAAGCCCAAATTTGGTACAAATACTTTTGGTGTATTTAATCAATTTGGCAAGGGTGGATGGATTATTAGTTAACCAAGAAATTGAAGCCGTGCAAAAAGTTGCCTTAGGGCTTGGCTACACCAATATTACCTTTCAACACTTGTTAAAAATGGTATCTGCGCAAAATAAATTTGGCGACGCCATCCAAGATCAAAAGCCGCAAAACAAACCAATCAAAAATAGAACGCCGGAATCAAAATCCACACCCTTCACCGAAAATCAATCTGCAAAAAAATCCAAAAAAACTTGCGAAGAACAAACCAAGGATTTTGAAACCAGAAGCGATCAACTACCCGCAGCTTATGCTGTATTTGATTTACCGCCGACTGCGAGCGATGCAGAAGTAAAGAAATCCTATCGCAACCTGGTGAACCAATATCACCCCGACAAGCTAATCGGTTTAGGGTTGCCACCTTACATGATCCAATCAGCAACCGAGTGCTTTCAAAAAATCCAGGCAGCTTATAATTATATAAAGGAGGCTAGAAAGTAA
- a CDS encoding DUF1820 family protein encodes MAVKPVYRVIFLNQNQVYEVFACAIYQSEMYGFIEVEEFVFGERSQVLIDPAEEKLKNEFAGVKRSYIPMHAIVRIDEVEKEGPAKISEVKGGGDKIAQFPYGGFIPNPNLGE; translated from the coding sequence ATGGCAGTAAAACCCGTTTACCGTGTAATTTTCCTCAATCAAAACCAGGTTTACGAAGTCTTCGCCTGTGCTATTTACCAAAGCGAAATGTACGGTTTTATTGAAGTGGAAGAATTCGTGTTTGGTGAGCGCAGCCAGGTATTGATTGACCCGGCAGAAGAGAAATTGAAAAACGAATTCGCCGGCGTAAAGCGCTCCTATATTCCTATGCACGCCATAGTGCGCATCGATGAAGTTGAAAAAGAAGGCCCCGCAAAAATTAGCGAAGTAAAAGGCGGTGGCGATAAAATTGCGCAATTCCCTTACGGCGGTTTTATTCCAAACCCCAATTTGGGCGAATAA
- the purU gene encoding formyltetrahydrofolate deformylase, with amino-acid sequence MSGVQEIVLTFSCQDSKGIVAAVATLFATLGFNIKESSQFEDVEQRRFFMRTVFECPTGYNLSQIRSLFKPLGEQYQMEWQISDAHVKPRVLIAVSQWGHCLNALLNSWKNGSLPIDIVGVVSNHNVMRDLTEWYQLPFHYLPITSSTKAEQEAQLWQLMQDLQADFLVLARYMQILSDDLCQKLNGRAINIHHSFLPGFKGAKPYHQAFDRGVKLIGATAHFVTADLDEGPIIEQAVERVSHINSPEDMAEIGRDTEAVVLNRAVRWHAEHRVLLNGSKTVVFSK; translated from the coding sequence ATGTCTGGCGTACAAGAAATTGTTTTAACCTTTAGCTGTCAGGATTCCAAAGGCATAGTTGCTGCAGTCGCTACTTTGTTCGCAACCCTGGGTTTTAATATTAAAGAGTCTTCGCAATTCGAAGATGTGGAACAGCGTCGCTTTTTTATGCGCACCGTATTCGAGTGCCCAACGGGCTACAACCTCAGCCAAATCCGTTCACTGTTTAAACCCTTGGGTGAACAGTATCAAATGGAATGGCAAATATCTGACGCGCACGTAAAACCGCGCGTGTTAATTGCAGTATCCCAATGGGGCCACTGCTTAAATGCCTTGTTGAATTCGTGGAAAAATGGCTCGCTGCCAATTGATATTGTGGGTGTGGTTTCCAATCACAATGTGATGCGCGATTTAACCGAATGGTATCAATTGCCATTTCATTATTTGCCCATTACATCCTCAACAAAAGCAGAGCAAGAAGCGCAGCTTTGGCAATTAATGCAAGATTTGCAGGCAGATTTTTTAGTGCTCGCGCGCTACATGCAAATTTTGTCGGATGATCTTTGCCAAAAATTGAATGGCCGTGCAATCAATATTCACCACTCATTTTTGCCCGGTTTTAAAGGCGCTAAGCCCTACCATCAAGCATTTGATCGCGGCGTAAAACTCATTGGCGCCACTGCACATTTCGTGACGGCAGATTTGGATGAAGGTCCGATTATCGAGCAAGCCGTTGAACGTGTATCACATATTAATTCGCCAGAAGATATGGCAGAGATTGGTCGTGATACTGAAGCAGTTGTGTTGAACCGCGCAGTGCGTTGGCATGCGGAACATCGCGTATTGTTGAATGGCAGTAAGACGGTAGTGTTTTCTAAATAA
- a CDS encoding glycoside hydrolase family 5 protein, producing MQPLKFLPVLCVTSIFLMGCGGGGGGGGDTTPPVTVQSSAVATSSSSSSSSSSSSSSSSSSSSSSSSVSSSSSSTATGFTFCAKLTSDPDGDGIGLENDKSCQMRTGFDITSEMGMGWNLGNTMDASGNKASPIDDETYWGNPKTTKANMTALKAAGFNTLRLPVSWDDHTGASPDFTIDAAWMTRVEEIANYALDNGMYVIVNIHHNTGWENPTLANEANAKARLQKLWTQIATRFEKYDHHVIFETVNEPRDQKVESDSGDDDWWGNDSTYFAVLNRLNAAALDSIRNTGGNNAKRLVMMPGYTAGVAEHQLNAVVIPNDKMVALSVHSYTSYNFALNLGVGSVTTFGAADQTEIDAIFNRIDSKFLKKGIPVIMGEWGSTDKGNLAERIKQAKYYAQKSSTYKIPLVVWDNGNMAVFDPNKNQGEIMGIFNRNTNTWAFPTLLDAIMGGGK from the coding sequence ATGCAACCATTAAAATTTTTACCTGTTTTGTGTGTAACCTCAATCTTCCTCATGGGCTGTGGCGGCGGGGGAGGCGGAGGTGGAGACACTACGCCGCCAGTAACCGTTCAGAGTTCGGCTGTGGCCACTTCTTCCTCAAGCTCGTCTTCATCCTCGTCAAGCTCGTCCTCAAGCTCAAGCTCAAGCTCAAGTAGCTCCAGTGTTTCATCATCCAGTTCAAGCACTGCTACAGGGTTTACATTTTGTGCAAAGTTAACCTCGGATCCGGATGGAGACGGCATTGGTTTGGAAAATGACAAGTCTTGCCAAATGCGCACCGGCTTCGACATTACCAGCGAAATGGGCATGGGTTGGAACCTGGGTAATACTATGGATGCTTCTGGCAACAAGGCTAGCCCCATAGATGACGAAACCTACTGGGGTAACCCAAAAACAACCAAAGCCAATATGACTGCGTTGAAAGCGGCCGGCTTTAACACGTTGCGTTTGCCAGTGAGCTGGGATGACCATACAGGCGCATCTCCAGATTTCACTATTGATGCAGCCTGGATGACCCGCGTAGAAGAAATCGCTAACTACGCCTTGGACAACGGCATGTATGTGATAGTCAACATCCACCACAACACCGGCTGGGAAAACCCGACGCTCGCCAACGAAGCTAACGCAAAAGCCAGATTGCAAAAACTTTGGACGCAAATTGCAACGCGCTTTGAAAAATACGATCACCATGTAATTTTCGAAACAGTGAACGAACCGCGCGATCAAAAAGTAGAATCAGATTCAGGCGATGATGATTGGTGGGGTAACGATTCCACTTATTTTGCAGTGCTTAATCGCTTAAACGCAGCAGCATTGGATTCCATTCGTAATACGGGCGGCAATAACGCAAAACGCCTGGTGATGATGCCCGGCTATACCGCAGGCGTTGCAGAACACCAACTCAACGCTGTTGTTATTCCCAACGACAAAATGGTCGCTTTATCTGTTCACTCTTATACGTCTTACAATTTCGCCCTTAATCTTGGCGTGGGTAGCGTAACTACCTTTGGCGCCGCCGACCAAACAGAAATAGATGCAATTTTTAACCGCATTGATAGCAAGTTTCTGAAGAAAGGCATTCCAGTCATCATGGGCGAGTGGGGTTCAACTGATAAGGGCAATTTGGCCGAGCGTATCAAGCAAGCCAAGTATTACGCGCAAAAAAGTAGCACCTACAAAATCCCGCTTGTTGTCTGGGATAACGGCAATATGGCCGTCTTTGACCCTAACAAAAACCAGGGGGAAATTATGGGGATTTTCAATCGCAACACTAATACCTGGGCCTTCCCAACCTTGTTGGATGCCATTATGGGCGGCGGCAAATAA
- a CDS encoding DEAD/DEAH box helicase, which translates to MNFASLGLAPELLHAIKVIGYKQMTPIQQQAIPVARRGVDMLATAQTGTGKTTAYALPILQQMLDKPKSAEPLHPRTLVLAPTRELVQQVAESIQQLAQFLPFKVATAFGGVKATSQAAKLRAGVDILVATPGRLLEHVELGNINLSKIEFAVLDEADRMLDMGFVNDIHKILTGITRKHQTLFFSATSSPLVTNLSKQAMNKPTLIAVSKRNAVADTIDHVVYPVDDARKYELFVHLLRSQNWYQVMAFSSTREEADKLIAALKEDNVDAAVIHSEKTQGSRRRALQDFKDGKLQVLVATEVAARGLDIQGLDFVVNLNLPFFTEDYVHRIGRTGRAGAKGTAISLVSPAEEYKLTLIEDLVGSKIKRVRVKGFDVTESPPLNQRKVRAAPAPKKPVSRADAPAKVRRGGGKTANAPAKKVYASKPKTAAPKKPKA; encoded by the coding sequence ATGAATTTTGCCTCCCTTGGCCTTGCTCCAGAGCTACTTCATGCCATTAAAGTCATTGGCTATAAGCAGATGACACCAATTCAACAGCAGGCAATACCTGTCGCGCGCCGCGGTGTGGATATGCTTGCAACAGCCCAAACTGGAACCGGCAAGACCACAGCCTACGCGCTGCCCATACTTCAACAAATGCTCGACAAACCTAAAAGCGCTGAGCCTTTGCATCCACGCACCTTGGTGCTGGCACCTACCCGTGAATTGGTGCAACAAGTGGCCGAGAGCATTCAACAGCTTGCGCAATTTCTGCCTTTTAAAGTCGCCACCGCGTTTGGCGGCGTAAAAGCAACCAGCCAAGCCGCTAAATTGCGCGCAGGGGTAGATATCCTTGTGGCAACACCCGGCCGTCTTTTGGAGCATGTTGAATTAGGAAATATCAACCTCTCTAAAATTGAGTTCGCCGTTTTGGATGAAGCTGACCGCATGTTGGATATGGGTTTCGTCAACGATATCCATAAAATCCTGACCGGCATTACCCGTAAACACCAAACCCTGTTTTTCTCTGCAACCAGCTCGCCGCTAGTGACCAACCTGTCTAAACAGGCAATGAATAAGCCTACGCTGATTGCTGTATCCAAACGCAATGCTGTGGCAGACACCATTGATCATGTTGTTTATCCGGTAGATGACGCGCGCAAATATGAGTTGTTTGTACACTTGCTACGCAGCCAAAACTGGTATCAGGTGATGGCATTTAGCAGCACGCGTGAAGAAGCCGACAAACTTATCGCCGCACTTAAAGAAGACAATGTGGACGCTGCCGTAATTCACAGCGAGAAAACCCAGGGCTCGCGCCGCCGCGCGTTGCAGGATTTTAAAGATGGAAAGTTACAGGTGCTTGTGGCTACTGAAGTTGCGGCACGCGGATTAGATATCCAGGGCCTGGATTTTGTGGTGAATTTGAATTTGCCCTTCTTCACCGAAGACTATGTTCATCGCATTGGTCGTACAGGCCGTGCGGGCGCTAAAGGAACCGCTATTTCCCTTGTGTCGCCTGCCGAGGAATACAAACTCACCCTGATTGAGGATTTGGTGGGCAGCAAAATCAAACGTGTGCGCGTCAAAGGTTTTGATGTGACTGAATCACCACCACTGAATCAACGCAAAGTGCGCGCCGCACCAGCGCCGAAGAAGCCCGTAAGCCGTGCGGATGCTCCTGCAAAAGTACGTCGCGGTGGAGGCAAAACAGCCAATGCGCCCGCCAAAAAAGTGTATGCATCCAAACCTAAAACGGCTGCGCCTAAAAAGCCTAAAGCGTAA
- a CDS encoding DUF418 domain-containing protein produces the protein MTEWVFCGRASYHARKQCAGNSGSRSRKLTHKKVTNKPLACIQNQSKYVLTNRLLHLHPKSIKTILHAKGNIMGNVSFLKNVPPIPPAQTQPRILTIDVLRGFALFGILYAHMIFWYSGGPLPEYVYTAYMDIPNGIATAFNFLFFNAKFFSLFSFLFGLSFYIQIKGLTAKHENAVVRFAWRLFILGVIGVIHHLFWRADILTIYVPLGFLLLFARNLSNKTTAILAAILILNLPTKVIEAISIIVQGKPEFIADNFVENGAKYYAAITQGTFADVVAHNIYAIQEKIDYQLSSGRFLITFGFFLLGMLAGRLKWFEDIEASQPFFKKVWKKSGLTIIAVALASIAFGIAVNVLAVDVKNAPWVRWIGGSLVDVFNASVTIFYIACISLLMLKPKWHARLAPLSHIGKMALTSYLTQSLFGVILFFHFGLGLFFITSPSMNALLCFIVFGVQIAFCKLWLQHFNYGPVEWLWRSATYLKWQPLQKKQNQELPQQA, from the coding sequence GTGACCGAATGGGTGTTCTGCGGGCGCGCATCTTATCACGCACGTAAACAATGCGCTGGGAATTCGGGAAGCCGTTCACGGAAACTAACGCATAAGAAGGTGACAAATAAACCTTTGGCGTGCATCCAAAATCAATCAAAATACGTCTTAACAAATAGACTTTTACACCTGCACCCAAAAAGCATAAAAACAATACTTCACGCAAAAGGAAACATTATGGGCAATGTTAGCTTCCTCAAAAACGTACCGCCAATACCTCCGGCACAGACGCAACCTAGAATCCTCACTATTGATGTATTACGTGGATTTGCGCTCTTCGGCATTTTGTATGCACACATGATTTTTTGGTATTCCGGTGGCCCATTGCCCGAGTACGTTTACACCGCCTATATGGATATTCCCAACGGCATCGCAACTGCGTTTAATTTTTTGTTTTTTAACGCCAAGTTTTTTTCACTCTTTTCGTTTTTATTTGGTTTGAGCTTTTACATACAAATAAAAGGCTTAACGGCCAAACATGAAAATGCAGTTGTACGTTTCGCGTGGCGACTTTTTATTCTTGGAGTGATTGGAGTTATCCACCACCTTTTCTGGCGTGCAGATATTTTAACCATCTACGTTCCTTTAGGATTCCTTTTATTATTTGCTCGCAACCTAAGCAATAAAACCACCGCGATACTGGCTGCGATTTTAATTTTGAACCTACCAACAAAAGTTATTGAAGCAATTTCGATCATTGTGCAAGGCAAGCCCGAATTTATTGCTGATAACTTCGTTGAAAATGGCGCAAAGTATTATGCAGCCATAACCCAAGGCACTTTTGCAGATGTAGTCGCTCATAACATTTACGCAATACAAGAAAAAATTGATTACCAGCTAAGCTCAGGCCGCTTCTTAATTACCTTTGGTTTTTTCCTGCTGGGCATGCTTGCAGGAAGATTAAAATGGTTTGAGGACATTGAAGCATCTCAACCCTTCTTTAAAAAAGTATGGAAAAAATCAGGACTTACGATTATTGCAGTTGCCCTTGCAAGTATTGCTTTTGGCATCGCCGTTAACGTCTTGGCAGTTGATGTTAAAAACGCGCCCTGGGTACGCTGGATAGGCGGATCGCTGGTCGATGTTTTTAATGCCAGCGTTACAATTTTTTATATCGCTTGTATTTCGCTGCTTATGTTAAAACCGAAATGGCACGCCCGTTTGGCACCACTGTCGCACATCGGCAAAATGGCACTTACTTCTTATCTAACCCAATCGCTCTTCGGCGTAATCCTATTCTTCCATTTTGGATTAGGTTTGTTCTTTATCACATCGCCTTCGATGAACGCCCTTCTTTGTTTCATTGTCTTCGGCGTGCAAATTGCGTTTTGTAAATTATGGTTACAACATTTTAATTATGGCCCTGTTGAATGGTTATGGCGCTCCGCCACCTACTTAAAATGGCAGCCACTACAAAAAAAGCAAAACCAGGAATTACCTCAACAAGCCTAG
- a CDS encoding DUF6164 family protein produces MTILLFKLQNVPDDEAADVRELLAGNDIYFYETHAGFWRLGIDALWLPDDTNLERARELIRVYQAERTANQQKIYADLVEQGQAPTLWQNFLLSPLRFIALIIAVFFILTLTLAPFGFMGKH; encoded by the coding sequence ATGACAATCCTTTTATTTAAACTACAAAACGTTCCCGACGATGAAGCTGCCGACGTGCGGGAGCTTCTTGCCGGGAATGATATCTATTTCTACGAAACCCATGCTGGCTTTTGGCGATTAGGAATCGACGCCTTATGGTTGCCAGACGATACAAATCTTGAGCGCGCGCGTGAATTAATTCGCGTATATCAAGCTGAGCGTACGGCTAACCAACAAAAAATTTATGCTGATTTGGTAGAACAGGGTCAGGCGCCCACGCTCTGGCAAAACTTTTTGTTATCTCCCTTGCGGTTTATCGCACTCATCATTGCGGTGTTTTTTATATTGACCCTGACCCTCGCTCCTTTCGGGTTTATGGGTAAACACTGA
- the prfB gene encoding peptide chain release factor 2 (programmed frameshift) has translation MEINPLLNALKDLTERTNVLRGYLDYATKKERLTEVELELGESNVWENPERAQTLGRERSSLENVVKTIDDLDTGVADCRELLDMAVEENDEDSVADVQSEIDRLDQQLAALEFRRMFSNEMDPNNAYLDIQSGSGGTEAQDWAEMVLRMYLRWGEAKGFKVTLEECSAGDVAGIKSATIRYEGEYAFGWLRTETGVHRLVRKSPFDSGNRRHTSFCSVFVSPEIDDNIEIDINPSDLRIDTYRASGAGGQHVNKTDSAVRITHIPTNIVVQCQNERSQHANRDQAYKMLRAKMYEHEMQKRNAEKQAMEDSKSDIGWGSQIRSYVLDDSRIKDLRTSVQTSNCQAVLDGALDQFMVESLKAGL, from the exons ATGGAAATCAACCCGCTTTTAAACGCCCTGAAAGACCTCACTGAGCGCACCAATGTGCTTAGGGGGTATCTT GACTATGCCACCAAAAAAGAACGCTTAACGGAAGTTGAGCTGGAGCTTGGTGAATCCAACGTCTGGGAAAACCCGGAACGCGCCCAAACCCTCGGCCGCGAACGCTCAAGCCTCGAAAACGTCGTAAAAACCATTGATGACCTTGATACCGGTGTAGCGGATTGCCGCGAACTGCTGGATATGGCCGTTGAAGAAAACGACGAAGACAGCGTTGCCGATGTTCAATCTGAAATCGACCGCCTTGATCAACAACTTGCCGCGCTAGAATTCCGCCGCATGTTCTCCAACGAGATGGACCCCAACAACGCTTATCTGGATATCCAATCTGGTTCCGGCGGTACCGAAGCGCAAGATTGGGCCGAAATGGTATTGCGTATGTACTTGCGCTGGGGTGAAGCCAAAGGTTTCAAAGTTACGCTGGAAGAATGCTCTGCCGGTGATGTAGCCGGTATTAAAAGTGCGACTATTCGCTACGAAGGTGAATACGCGTTTGGTTGGTTGCGCACCGAAACTGGCGTGCATCGTTTAGTGCGTAAATCGCCGTTCGATTCCGGCAACCGTCGTCACACATCTTTCTGTTCTGTTTTTGTGTCACCAGAAATTGACGACAATATCGAAATTGATATCAACCCATCTGACCTGCGTATCGATACTTATCGCGCGAGTGGAGCAGGTGGTCAGCACGTAAACAAAACCGATTCGGCGGTACGTATTACGCACATCCCAACCAACATTGTTGTGCAATGCCAAAACGAACGTTCACAACACGCGAACCGTGATCAAGCGTACAAAATGCTGCGCGCAAAAATGTACGAACACGAAATGCAAAAACGCAACGCTGAAAAACAAGCCATGGAAGACAGTAAATCTGACATTGGTTGGGGCAGCCAAATTCGCTCATACGTGTTAGACGACTCGCGCATTAAAGATTTGCGCACTAGCGTTCAAACCAGTAACTGCCAGGCCGTATTAGACGGCGCACTCGACCAATTTATGGTTGAGAGTTTGAAGGCCGGTTTGTAA